A region of the Acinetobacter defluvii genome:
GGATCAACATAATGAACCAATAAGCCTAAAACCGTATTTAAAATAAAAATCGTAATCAGTACAGCAACTGAGCAAATACTTGCAGACCACAGTATATTTTTGTTTTTTATTAAATAATGGCTGACATCTTTCAATGTAAACATCCTCATTACATTGTTAGGATATTAAGAACATGATACAGGATTTATCATGCGAAATATCATAAAGTAAAAAAGCGGGAATTACCCGCTTTTTAAGAGTTTCACCTTATTTGAAGGTTTAAGCTTCTTCTTTAATGCCACTTAGATCAACCGATGCAGCATCGATATTGACATCAATATAACCATCTTTTTCTTTTTTCGCCAAATCACTGCGACTATTTTCTAGATTAGTGAGATATTGTGCATCAATATCACCCGTCACATAAATACCATCGAAAACAGAACAGTCAAACTCTTCTACTTCAGGTACTTTATGGGTTTTGACCGCCGCTTTTAAATCATCCAAATCTTGGAAAATAAGACGATCAGCACCAATAATGTCTTGAATTTCTTCAACAGTACGATGGGATGCAATCAATTCAGCTTTTGCTGGCATATCAATACCATACACATTTGGATATTTCACCATAGGCGCTGCTGAAGCAAAATACACTTTCTTCGCACCTGCATCACGTGCCATTTGAATGATTTCATTACACGTTGTACCACGTACAATGGAATCATCTACCAACAATACATTTTTACCCTTAAACTCAAGCTCTACAGGATTCAATTTTTGACGTACTGACTTTTTGCGCTGCTGTTGACCTGGCATAATAAAGGTACGACCAATGTAACGGTTTTTCATAAACCCTTCACGGAATTTTACACCCAACGCATTTGCTAGCTCTAAAGCAGAGGTACGACTGGTATCTGGAATTGGAATCACCACATCAATATCATGATCCTCGCCCCAGTCACGAAGAATTTTCTTGGCTAAAGTTTCACCCATTTTCAAACGTGCTTTATACACAGAAATGCCGTCTATGGTCGCATCTGGACGTGCAAAATAGACATACTCAAAAATACACGGACGATAACGTGAATTTTCCGCACATTGCTGCGTAAACAATTCACCTTGATCATTGATGAAAATCGCTTCACCTGGTGCAATATCACGCTCAACTTTAAAGCCAAGCGCAGTGATCGCAACGGACTCAGACGCAATGATATATTCTTTTTCACCAGTTTCAGTTAAACGTGAACCATAAATCAGTGGACGAATCCCATTTGGATCACGAAAACCAACAATGCCATGTCCCGTAATCATTGCCACAACACCATAAGCACCTTTGCAGCGCTCATGTACACGTTTTACAGTATGGAAAATATCTTCTGCTTTCGGTGTCAAAGTGCCACATTTTTGCAGTTCATGGGCAAATACGTTCAATAAGACTTCAGAGTCAGAGTCAGTATTCATATGACGTAAGTCAGTTTTGAATAAATCATCATGAATTTCAGCAGCATTGGTTAAATTGCCATTATGTGCAAGTGTAATCCCGTAGGGTGAGTTTACATAAAATGGCTGTGCTTCTGCACTACTCGATGAACCTGCCGTTGGGTAACGGACATGCCCAATCCCATAGTTTCCAAGTAATGCACGCATATGACGAGTATGGAATACATCACGCACCATACCATTGTCTTTTCTGAGAAATAATCGACCGTTGTGACAAGTTACAATCCCAGCTGCATCCTGTCCCCGATGTTGTAACATCGTTAACGCATCAAATAACATTTGGTTAACAGGTGATTTACCGGCTATACCAACGACTCCACACATAGCTACCTCGCAGACCAGCTAGGATTAATAAAACGGGTTCTTGGTTGAGTGTGCCGAGCGATCTTCTGGCGAGGAAGACTGACTCGAAGACTCATTTTTTGAAGTATCATCGAGATGATCTTCAGTATGAATATGATTGAGCGCTTCATTTGCAGCATCCTTAGAAAGAGCTGTTGCTAAAGGCGCGTAAGGTAAAAGTGTTTGAATGACTTTCGATTGTTTCCAAACAGGTGAACTTTCCACCCATGGACCTAATCCTTGCATAGTTATGAGGACGATGAACAAACCTTTCAAGGTGCCCAAGGTGCCTCCTGCTAAACGGTTAAGTGGACCAAGCTTAAAAGTCTTTAGAATTTTATTGAGTAGTGCAGACACAATCCATGTTAAAACTACAATAATTAAAACAATAAATGCAAATGCAGAAATTTTTTGCACTACAGGATCTTGACTGAGTACTTGCATGGCAGGTGCGAAAACTGCTGAATATTTTGCTGCAACAATCAATGCAAAAATCCAACCGACTAAGTTCGCAAAGGCATTGACGAATCCTTTTCGCAAACCGTTTAGCCCTCCAATGAGCAAAAGCACAAGTACAATAATATCAATGGTGTTCATTTTAGGTCATGGCATCAACACAATCTTTAATTAAAACTGGACCTGTGTAAATCATACCACTATAAATTTGTACTAAACTTGCACCTGCTTGTTGTTTTGCAACAGCATGTTCGCCAGACAAAATTCCACCGACACCAATCAAAGGAATTTGACCTTTGAGTAATTTTGAAAATGCTGCCAAACATGCAGTACTTTTTTCAAATACAGGCGCACCCGACAAACCGCCAGCCTCATCACCAAAAGGCAAGCCTTCAACCCCTTCACGAGATAAAGTCGTATTGGTGACAATTAAACCGTCTATTTTAAACTCTAAAAGCTGAGAGGCGATAAACTGAATATCACCCGCTTCTAAATCTGGCGCAACTTTTAACACCAAAGGGACATAATGCTGATGTTCTTCAGCAAGTTCAAGTTGACGGTTTTTCAATGTTTCTAACAGTTCTGTTAAAGCATGACCACTTTGTAATGAACGTAAGTTTTTTGTATTTGGTGAAGAAATATTCACCGTAATATAAGAAGCGTAGTTATAAACTTTTTCTAAACAGATCAAATAATCAGAAACCGCATCTTCTACAGGTGTAGTGGCATTTTTGCCAATATTAATACCTAAAATACCTTTAAATTTGGCAGCTTTTACATTTTCAACCAGTTGATCCACACCTGCATTATTAAACCCCATACGGTTAATAATGGCTTTTGCTTCAGGAATACGAAATAAACGAGGCTTTGGATTGCCTTCTTGTGGTTTTGGAGTAATGGTGCCAATTTCAATAAAACCAAAGCCTAATGCAGCTAAGGCATCAATATATGCACCATTTTTATCTAGACCTGCGGCTAAACCCACTGGGTTTGGAAATTCAATTCCCATACAGGTAACAGGTTTAGGTGCAATTTTTTGACGCATTGCGCCTACTTTATGCGCTGATTTTAACAGCGATAATGTCAGCTCATGTGCACGCTCCGGTGCTAAAGAAAACAACATTGGGCGAGCAAGTGAATACATCATAGCTAGAAAAGTCTACTGCTTTTTAAGTTGCCGTATTATAGGCACAGTATGTAAAAAAGGCTATGCTTCTCGCTGCTTTATTTTCACTGCTTAGTGTACTGTCGCTGTTAATTTAATCTCCCCATCTGCTTTTATTAATTCCATTTTTTCAATGCTGACACCCATTTGCGCAATCTGCGTTAAAAAGTTTGCCAAAATTGCATAGTTTTCATGTTGCCCCACGATTTGATACTGCTCTCCCACTTGCTGACTAGCAATAGATAAACCTTGTTGCTGTGCCACACGCTGAATTTTATCAGGGACGGTGAGTGACAAATCATCTGCAGGCTTCATGGTAACCACATTGCTTTGCATCCAAACTACAAGGTCTTTGAGTTCATTTAAACGCTTTTGTTGATTTTCTGCTGCGCGGTGCATATACCACAGTGCTGAACCAATGATCGCCACGGCCACAAAAATCGTGGTGAAGATCACCATCACACGTTCACGTGTTGACATTTTGTCAAGCTGATCAGCGATCTGATCTGCCCAAGCATCAAACTTATTTTGAATATTCTCAAGTGCTTTCATTATTGTATTTTCACCAATCCTATGACTGAAGCGCCTTGTGTCTGTATCGTTCCCAATTCTGCTTTAAACCCTTGTTGGTTCAGTTGTTGCACGAGTGCTTGAAGTTTATCTGAGCTATTTGCCACCAAGTCCATATTTAAAATTGCAGTATCGTAATTGACTTTATTTGCCACAATTTGATGTTGCATCAAAATCGGTCCCACCCGACTGAGCAATTGCAAGGCTTGGGTATTAGCACTTTGACTTAAACGTAAATTACTCTCAAACTGACTTTTGATATTTTGCTCAGTCACGCGACTATTTTCACCAAACCATGACTTATATTGATCAATCGCAATCACCGCAGTTTGGTCAGCAACTTTTCTTAACTTCACCCAACGCAAAGCATCATAGCTCAATTGTACTAAAATCAAAGCAACGCATAGCATTGCACAGGCTTTCCAATAACCTGAAATACCCCCACTTTCTTGCTTCGCTTTAGGCAAAACATTAAATGGGTGATTTTTTGGTTTTTTCGGTACAACAAACTGATAATTAAACTGTTCCAAGTGGTCAGAGGTGGTGATCGCAAAAACATTTTCTAATTGTTCAGCACTGAGTTGAGCATATTTATACTGTTGTTCTTTGGGTGCAAACTCTAAATACAAACCCAAATCATCAACAGAATTTCCCATCCACTCATTTTCACGTACCAACAAACGTCCATTTAAGTTTGCAAGTACTGTCTGATTTTCAGTAGGTACAGGTAAAACGAGAAAATCTGGCAATAATGAAACAATCTTTATCGGCAACAATGACAATGAATGCTGCATGGTCGTCACAGCATGTTGATTAATCCCCAATACTGTCACTTGATTGGGCGCTTGAAAGTGTGAAAAAACTTTCATTTGGTCAATTGGAACAATCACGTATTCTTCAAGGAGGTATTTTAAGCCTTCCTGACCAAGCTTTTTATATTGTTCTTTGCTTAAGGTTTGTTGAAGAATTTGTACTTCACGACTCGGAAAATAAACAACCGCTTCTTCTGCTTGATTTGCCTTCAATTCTTGAATCAATTGCTCAAGACTTGCTGCACTTTTCCATTCTTCACCACGTGACCATTGCCAAACCCCATCGGCTTCTGGCATCCATAAATACAACATCGATTGTGTTCTGCCGTGTAATTTGTTTTTAAAAGACTTTTATACTGTTGGAATAAAGGCTGTTTGTTGTGTAGATAACCCTTGTGCAACTACGCTTTGCTCATAAATACGAGCTTCGGCTAATGCATATGGATGAAAATTTTCATTGGTTAACTGTTCAGCAATGTGCGCAACGACATTCATATGACACACCACTACGATATTTTCAAAAGGCAATTGTGCAAGCCAATCAATTGCTTGTTTTGCATCATCATCAGGTTTGATCTTATCACAAATTAATACATTCACATCGCTAAAATATTTTTGGATATGCGCCAACGTTTCTTGTGCACGCAATAACGGGCTCACCACAAAGATATCAGGTTTCAGCATGTCTTTTAAAAAGTCGGCTGTTTGCTCCGCTTGTGCATGACCACGCTCAGTTAATGGACGTTTATGATCATTTCCATTCACTGGAGGTGCTGCTTCCCCATGACGAACTAAAGTCAGTTGCATAAAATTTCCTTATTGCTTTATGATGAATTATACCAATTCTATATGACAACACTATCTCAGTTTGCTATTTTTTTAGACCGCATGATGCGGTAACACGAACTCAACGTCACTACGATGTCCACTTTTCATTAAAGACACTGCAATATTCAAAGGTGGTGCCCCCTCAAAGATCACTTGATGTAATGCCGTAGTGATGGGCATGTAGACATCCAACTCTTTCGCACGGGTATTAACCTGCACAATGGTATTGATCCCTTCTGCAGTTTGCCCCAAAGCTTTAGTGGCTTGTTCTAAATTTTGACCAGAACCCAAGGCAAATCCTACTTGATAATTACGACTGAGCGGACTATTACAAGTTGCAAATAGATCACCTACTCCTGATAATCCCAAAAAAGTTAAAGGATTTGCACCAAGTTTTACTGCAAAACGACTCATCTCTGCCAAAGCACGTGTCAAAATCATACTTTTAGTGTTTTCACCCACGTTATAAGCGGCAGCCATTCCCATTGCGACAGCATAGATATTTTTCAGCGCACCGCCCAGCTCAACGCCATGCACATCATCACTACCAAATACCCGAAATAAAGCACTGTGCAAAGCTTGTTGAACTGCATAACGTACCAGCTCTGAATCACTGGCAATCACTGTCCCTGCAGGTTGTCCTGCCATAATTTCTTTGGCTAAATTTGGTCCTGACAACACTCCATAAGGAACTTCAGGCAATTCATCACGGATAATATCACTCATAAAACTAAAGGTCTTCGCCTCAATACCCTTAGTCAAAGACACCACCGCTTGTGCGCTAATAAAAGGTTTAATTTGCTTTAAAACATCTCGAAATGAATGACTCGGAATCGCCACCAAAATAATGTCACGATCTCGAACTGCTTTTTCAAGATTTGATTCAGCTCTTAATCCTTCCTCTAAAGGATAATCAGGTAAATAACGCTGATTGATATGCGTTTCATTCATTTCTTTGGCAACTGCTGCATCACGAATCCAAATCATGGTATCGCACCCATTGCGCGTGGCAGTATTTGCCATAGCAGTTCCGAAGCTTCCTCCACCTAAGACTGTCACGCGTAGTGCTGTTTTTTGATTTAATACGACAGGTTCAACCAAATCTGAAAATTTTAACTCTGACATTTTTGTTATCCTACTAAACTCTTGTCCATTTATACCAATCGTATGGTTAGTATTTTAATTTTAAAGTGCTTGCCAAGTACTGACATAATCTTGTGTGTGTTGTTCCAAACGTGGAGCAATTGCTTTGGCTGCGCTCCCCACATAAATAATGCCAGAAATTAAATCTTGTGAATTTAAGCCTAATTTTTCTTTTAATAATGCCGACTCCACCACAGCACCACTACGCCACATGCTCGCAAAACCTTGTGCTTGTAAAGAAAGTAATAAGTTTTGAATCGCTGCACCAGTACTTAAAACTTGTTCAAATTTCGGTACTTTTGGATGCTCAACAAATTTTGTCACCGCTAAAATCAACAAGGGCGCACGAAATGGATGCTGTTTGACACGCGCTACTTGTGCAGGATCAATTTCACCTAAATCTTGTGCAGCTTGTGCCAGTAATTCACCAAATGCCAGACGCTGTTCACCTGCTACCACGATAAATCGCGTTGGCTTTAAACGATGATGATCAGGTGCTGTTAATGCAGCTTGAAATGCCTGCTCTAATTGTTCCATACTCGGCGCGGGTTCAACTAAGTTACCAACCGACTGACGTTGATGAATATTCTGATGCACAATTTGAAGATTTGAATCTATCATTGACCGTGTTCTATAAAAAACTTTTCCCACAAGATTAGCATAAACTTTTAAAAAAGCGTGTTATTTGCTGTATTTACCCAATACAAATTCTCTGATTTCACAGGATTACCATATAAAACAGCATTTTTAATACATATTTGGACATTTTTATCTGCATTCCTATGCTGCAATAATCTGATATTCATGTTTTATTTAGGGCGGACTTATGAAAAAAACTCTCGTGATCGCATCTATGCTATCTAGTGCTTTTTTGTTTACGGCTTGTAGCTCAAATCCAACACAAACTCAGGCTATTCAAAAGCCCAACAATCAATATGAAGTCACGGGCTTAGGTAAAAGCCAAGTCATTTCTAAAAATAATGCCATTAGCGCTGCTAACAATGCTTGTGGTAAAAAAGCGGCCCCTATCGTAGTCGATGAAAAAGTTGAATTTAATGGCGCTTTAAAAGGTGTATTTGATGAAGAAACAGGAAAAATGATTACGGCTGCGGCAGGTGTATTAGGCTCAGTGATTGGTAAAGGAGGAATTGAAAAAGATACAGACTATCAAACTACACTCACCTTTACTTGTCAGCCGAGAGCTTAATACAATAAAAATACTTAGGTGAATGGATCCCATAAGTTGAATAGAACTTATGGGATTTTATAAGGTATTCAAAATATAGTGGGGGTTTTAAAAGCATACTGATACTTTTTTCAACTGCCAAATTAAAATAGTTTGATCTACTTAAAATACAGTAAATTTAAATATATTTATCTCCATTTTTTATTGAGCAATTTAACACAGCGATAAATAAAAAATTAAGATATAAACCATATAAATCGACACACAATTATCAGTTTAATGTATGACTTGAATATGCTTAAGTAATCAAATGAAAGTTAAGCCAGATAAATTCAGTAAAACACGTGTATATTCTGTATAAATTTTAAAACTTAAAGCTTTAAACGTTGCATGTTTACATGACTTTTCTTAGACTGATACGCATATTTATTTTGACTTATACAACAAATTCTTGGAAGACAAATATGACGATTAAGCCCTTAGCAGTCGCTATTTTCTCAGCTTCATTACTAGCTGCGTGTTCTACAACCTCAATCAATAAAGCTCCCGAAAAAGCTGTCAACAATGAACCAATCGTCTACACTGAACCAGAAATATCACCACCATTTTATGCACTAAATCCATTTAACTATGACCAACCTCCTGTTTTTGAATTAGAATTACAAAAAGCAGCAGCAGCACCTGTACAAAAAATGGAAGTGCCTGATCCAAATAATCCTACTGCAAAAATCATTTTAGATACCAATAAACTAATTGTACCAACAGTCAACAATACCCAGCGTGCAATGAAATATGCTGTAATTGCTGGACAAGATGAAATTGATATCACCAATATCGATGATTTTTTACAAATGGTTGAAGGTAAAGCACGTCACTATCCGCCACAGTTTACCGATCGCCAAGAACGTCGTGGTTTTGAAAGTAAATTGAAAGAGGTTTCTGCTCAATTAGATACACTTGCAGCAAATCCAAATGCATCATTTGATATCTTGATCCGTGCATTTAAAGCCAGCATCATGGGGCGTAATTTAGATTTAGGTTCAAGTTACACCACAAAATCATTGGATTACGCACAACGTATTTTAAAAATTAACAAAGATGACCAAGAAGCAAACTTATGGTTTGGTTTCTCTTTGTCTGAAGGTGGCGGTCAAAAAGAAGCAATGCCTTATTTAAATAATGCAATGAAATCTGGCGTACAAGAAGCATATTTATCTTCTGTAAATAATTACTTATGGATGGATCAGAAAAAAAATGCGCTTCAAACTTTGAAAAACTACAAAGTGAAATATCCAGATGAAACAGAAGTTGTTGACCGCTTAGTTCAAGAAGTTGAAAAAGAAGGTCGCTACAATGTTTGGCAAATATTGAAAAACCCTGCTCAATCTAAATAATTGGGCAACTTTTCTAGATTGAAAGATAAAAAATAGGTTGAGTTTTATCAACCTATTTTTTTGTGAAAAAAATTGAATTTTTCATACAATATCGTATGATTTTTCTAAAATTAATTTATAGAGGATGCTCATGCAGCACAGTAAAAAAAATATACTGCTTATCCTTGCTGCAATGACACCTTTGCTCCTCAATGGTTGTCAAGTTGTCAGTGTAAAGAATCAGAAAGTCAATGTGACTATCGCCAATGAACGGGATAGCATTCTGACACGTAATAAAATCAGCGAGGCAAGTTTAAATGTCTTGTCAATGACAGGCAGTGAAGCTAAAAAGTGTACTGAACAACCTGATCAATGCATTCAAGACTTAGAAAAAATTCCACAGATACAAGATGAACAATTATTATCTACAGCAAGTGAAGTTTATCTTGCAAAAGCGATTGCACTCAGTAATTCATCTAGCTGCAAAGTTAGTATCATTTCTAAACACCAATCAGAAGAAAAGCAAAAACTGAATCAAGCGGCGTATGATGATTGCTTAGACCAACAGTTAGTCATGCTAGACAAAAGCATTCGTTATAGTTACGCCTACTTGTTTAAAACAGAACGCCAACCCCAAGATCGAATTTTTGATAATAGACAGGTTCAGATTCGAGATTTTTACAATCAAGCCTTAGCTAAAATGATCACTAGCTATGCTTTACGTTACAAAGGCAATAAAACCGTTCCCAAAGATATTAAAATTGGAAAAAGTATTTATAGCATTGACTACAGTCACTATCCGCAATTAAATACACAAGAAGTTGAAACTTTACTGTCGAGTTATAACCTTAACTTTTCGGGTTTACGCTCTCTTAACCGCAGAGACGGTTTCGGTGCAGAATTCGTTGCCATTTTGACTGCGCCTAAAAAAGCAGAGGAAGACAAATATATTGTTGATCCTCTCCATCATCATTATCAAGGTGGAGTCAACCCGAATATCCATGACCCACGTTACTTGGCAGTCAGTATTACCGCACAACCCCGAACAGGCGAAAGTGTGGATGAAATTCTGCATAATCCAAATTTTAGCTTAAAAATTTATGATCCTTATTCGATAGAAAAGATCCAAGTAGCAAAAAAACAATATCCGCTTGCTGCAAATTTCTCTGCACCTTATGGTTTATGGTTGGCTGAAAATAATTTAGGCGCTTCAGCGTATCTCACTTTGATTGATCGAGATGAGCACCTAACCATGCCACATTTATATATGTTAGAGCCGTTCAACCCTAACAAAAAGGTGATTGTTCTAGTACATGGGTTAGCCAGCAGCCCTGAAGCCTGGATTCGTTTAACCAACGATATTATGGGTGACCATGTACTGCGTGAACATTATCAAGTTTGGCAAGTGTTCTACTCAACCAATATGCCTATTTTAGAAAGTCGTTATCAAATTAATGCCATTATCAATCAAACTTTCAATTATATTGGACAAGACACGCCTGCTGCTAAAGATGCAGTTTTAGTGGGTCACAGTATGGGTGGTATTATTTCTCGCTTATTGGTGAGTGATATTAATTTAACTCAGCCTGCATTTAAACTACTAAAAAACCGCCAATTAAACCGCTTTAAAGATGATCCTATTCTTAGCGCACGTTTAAATATGCAACCAATCCCCAACTTTGATCGTGCGATTTTCCTTTCCTCGCCACATCGCGGTACTGAGTTTGCTGATCGTTGGTTTACTTTAGCTGCACGTAAAATTATTAAACTTCCTGGTGCTTTCTTAGGTGCTTTGGCTGATACCATTCAAGAGCAAGACTTAAATGTACAAAACTTTGTGAAAGATGTAGGTAATGGTCTGATTCAAAATGGTCCGAGTGACCTCAGTAATAACTCAAAATTCACTCAACTTACTGAAAATGTCATGCCTAAAAAAGGAATGGTTTATCATTCTATCATCGGCAATAGCACCAACAGCCAAGACCCTGATGTAATGTCAGATGGAATTGTACCTTATAAAAGTGCGCATTTAGATGGTGCTGCTTCTGAGATTATTATCAAAGGGGGACATTCTATTCAAGAAACGCCACAAGCTGTGCTTGAGCTAAGACGAATTTTAAGATTACATTTAGTGCATTTAGGTTTATACAAACCTTAATTCAGCTAAAAATAAAAAGCCTGAGCCAAAGCGCAGGCTTTTTAGCAACGGAAATAAGATAATCTTTGTTAGATAGATTTAAAGTTCAGTTGTTTTGCAGTTTTATCTGGATTTAGAAATAAAATCGCTAAAATAGCCACAACAACCAAATACACACCAATATAAGTAAAACTTTGATTCATTCCATAAATTAAGTTTGCAGCCATCTGTTCTGACAACATTTCCCCCTTATGCGGTTGTACATACCCTGCCCGATCCATCAAATGCCCGACCATTAAAGGTGATACAATTCCACCAATAGATGACAAGGACACCAATGTTGCCATCACTGCTGCACGTTGTTGTGAGCACACACTATAACCTACTGTCATGGTTGCTAATGGAAAAGTCATAGCTGCGCCAGCAGCAATCGTGATCAATAAAATTGCCAGATTTGCTTGAGTGTGGGGTAATAACAAAAATGAAATACCAGAGATTAAAATAATTACACCAAAGTTGATGCCAAGTGCAACATGAACAGTATGATCTCTTTTCATAAGTAGCCGTGAAATATAACCTGCAAACATCAACGCAAAAGCTCCCAAAATCCATGGCAATGTGGAGAGTGTACCAACCATTTGCGGAGTTAACTGTGCCACAGTCGCAATATATTTAGGTGACCACGTGGTGAGAAAACCTAATGGCCAAAAGCAACCGATCCCTGTTAATACCGCCACAATAAACATTTTCGAACTAAAAATCTTAAAATATGAAACAGGTTGCAGTTGATCTACAACTGCTGCAATACTGTGTGTATCAACATTTAAAACCTCATCGCTTTGTACTGTTTTTTGCTCAGATGTATCACCGATGTGGCTATATGGACCTTCTTTACAAACAAAAAACCAAATCACTGTCCAAATCAGACCAACGATGCCTAAAAACCCAAAAGCCCAGCGCCAGCCTAATTGTGGGTGTGCGATGATATACGCCAAGACTGGCGCAGCAATAATCGGACCAATTGTAGTACCTGCCGCCACCATACTACTTGGAAAACCACGTGAAGTGGGCTCAAACCACCCTTGTACATGTTGCAAACTAATCGAAGATGCAGGTCCTTCAGCAGCACCTAAAATCACTCGGGTAATCAATAGCGCCATTGCACCACCACCGAACAGCATTGGAAATTGTAATATTGCCCAGCTCACGCCCATCACTAAAATGATCCATTTGGTTTGAATTTTTCCTGCGACAAAACCAACCACAACCCCTGAAATTGCAAATAAAAAGAAAAATGAACTACCAATAAAACCAAACTCCGTACTGGTCATTGCAAGCTCTGCCATTGCTGATTCAGCAACAAGTCCCAAAACTGCTTTATCAGCAAAATTGATCATTTGAAAAATCATCAGTAAAGCAGTGACTAGCCATGCTTTTTTTAGCAATTTTGCTGATGTTAAATCGTGCACAGAATGATCCTTCATTTTTATACCTCCATGTGTAAGACTTTAAAATTTAAAGGTATATGTAGTTGCAATACGATCTTCAACAAAATCTGTGCCTGGTGTATTTCCTGCCCCATATTTAATATCTGCACGAATATGTCGCCACTCAAAGCCTAAACCTTTAAAGGTGCCTTCAGGTATGGTGTAATTGACAATGACATTTTTCTCAGTTTCTTGGTTATCTTTTAACCCTGGACGATAAATTTCACTCCCGTTCAAATAACGTAAAGTAAGTTTTAGACCTGGTATGCCTGCTTCTTTAAAGTCATAGCTATATAAAACATGCCAAGTAAACTCTTTGGCTCGATAAAAACCTAACGATGACCAACTTTGTAAAAATGGCTGTGGAACATACCCCCCTAATACAGGGATCGCATGTTCACCCATATGCTTTTGCACACCAGCGGTTAAAGTATTTGCACCATTTTGAATGGTTGTTTGTAAGCCAACTGACTGTGTATCAATATCACCCAAATAAGCATCGCCATCTTCAGTATAATTAAAATAGCGTGCATCGACTTTGACTTTGCTTTTACCGACTTGTTCGGTATAAACCGCATTTAAATAATGTTGTTGATAAATATCTTCGAGTTGTCCAAACCAGTATGCACCTGATAATTTTGTATTAAAGTTATAATCCAACCCGACAAAATTTAAACCATCGCTTTTTTTGTTTGGATCGTTTGAGCCTGCTAAAGTTAATTTTTCAAACTCATCATCATCACGTGCATTGATATGGGTAAAACGACCTGCTGAGATTTTTAAATTTTCAATCTCTTTGCTTTCTAACATTGCACCTGCAAAAGTAGTAACCAACTGCCGTGAATCATCAATCGCCAATACAGGTGTTTTGGGAAATAACTCACCTACTTTGAGTTCAGTATCTTGATATTTCAGTTTTAA
Encoded here:
- a CDS encoding CvpA family protein, producing the protein MNTIDIIVLVLLLIGGLNGLRKGFVNAFANLVGWIFALIVAAKYSAVFAPAMQVLSQDPVVQKISAFAFIVLIIVVLTWIVSALLNKILKTFKLGPLNRLAGGTLGTLKGLFIVLITMQGLGPWVESSPVWKQSKVIQTLLPYAPLATALSKDAANEALNHIHTEDHLDDTSKNESSSQSSSPEDRSAHSTKNPFY
- the sixA gene encoding phosphohistidine phosphatase SixA is translated as MQLTLVRHGEAAPPVNGNDHKRPLTERGHAQAEQTADFLKDMLKPDIFVVSPLLRAQETLAHIQKYFSDVNVLICDKIKPDDDAKQAIDWLAQLPFENIVVVCHMNVVAHIAEQLTNENFHPYALAEARIYEQSVVAQGLSTQQTAFIPTV
- a CDS encoding quinone-dependent dihydroorotate dehydrogenase, with product MMYSLARPMLFSLAPERAHELTLSLLKSAHKVGAMRQKIAPKPVTCMGIEFPNPVGLAAGLDKNGAYIDALAALGFGFIEIGTITPKPQEGNPKPRLFRIPEAKAIINRMGFNNAGVDQLVENVKAAKFKGILGINIGKNATTPVEDAVSDYLICLEKVYNYASYITVNISSPNTKNLRSLQSGHALTELLETLKNRQLELAEEHQHYVPLVLKVAPDLEAGDIQFIASQLLEFKIDGLIVTNTTLSREGVEGLPFGDEAGGLSGAPVFEKSTACLAAFSKLLKGQIPLIGVGGILSGEHAVAKQQAGASLVQIYSGMIYTGPVLIKDCVDAMT
- the purF gene encoding amidophosphoribosyltransferase, whose amino-acid sequence is MCGVVGIAGKSPVNQMLFDALTMLQHRGQDAAGIVTCHNGRLFLRKDNGMVRDVFHTRHMRALLGNYGIGHVRYPTAGSSSSAEAQPFYVNSPYGITLAHNGNLTNAAEIHDDLFKTDLRHMNTDSDSEVLLNVFAHELQKCGTLTPKAEDIFHTVKRVHERCKGAYGVVAMITGHGIVGFRDPNGIRPLIYGSRLTETGEKEYIIASESVAITALGFKVERDIAPGEAIFINDQGELFTQQCAENSRYRPCIFEYVYFARPDATIDGISVYKARLKMGETLAKKILRDWGEDHDIDVVIPIPDTSRTSALELANALGVKFREGFMKNRYIGRTFIMPGQQQRKKSVRQKLNPVELEFKGKNVLLVDDSIVRGTTCNEIIQMARDAGAKKVYFASAAPMVKYPNVYGIDMPAKAELIASHRTVEEIQDIIGADRLIFQDLDDLKAAVKTHKVPEVEEFDCSVFDGIYVTGDIDAQYLTNLENSRSDLAKKEKDGYIDVNIDAASVDLSGIKEEA
- the gspL gene encoding type II secretion system protein GspL; protein product: MLYLWMPEADGVWQWSRGEEWKSAASLEQLIQELKANQAEEAVVYFPSREVQILQQTLSKEQYKKLGQEGLKYLLEEYVIVPIDQMKVFSHFQAPNQVTVLGINQHAVTTMQHSLSLLPIKIVSLLPDFLVLPVPTENQTVLANLNGRLLVRENEWMGNSVDDLGLYLEFAPKEQQYKYAQLSAEQLENVFAITTSDHLEQFNYQFVVPKKPKNHPFNVLPKAKQESGGISGYWKACAMLCVALILVQLSYDALRWVKLRKVADQTAVIAIDQYKSWFGENSRVTEQNIKSQFESNLRLSQSANTQALQLLSRVGPILMQHQIVANKVNYDTAILNMDLVANSSDKLQALVQQLNQQGFKAELGTIQTQGASVIGLVKIQ
- the gspM gene encoding type II secretion system protein GspM, producing MKALENIQNKFDAWADQIADQLDKMSTRERVMVIFTTIFVAVAIIGSALWYMHRAAENQQKRLNELKDLVVWMQSNVVTMKPADDLSLTVPDKIQRVAQQQGLSIASQQVGEQYQIVGQHENYAILANFLTQIAQMGVSIEKMELIKADGEIKLTATVH